In the Bdellovibrionales bacterium CG10_big_fil_rev_8_21_14_0_10_45_34 genome, TTCACAATGAATACACAGATCATGGCATCTGAATTCACCTAGGTAGTTGCTTGGGGATATCATGAGCAAAAAATTACACATCTCTATAGAACTGATTGTCTCTCAGTTATAAGTGGTGTAGCTCCCTAGTCTATTCGGATTTTGGGGGTGTCATGCGTATTTTGAGTTTGTTGTTTTCAGCTTTACTTTTAACTATCGGCTGCGGAAGAGAAACAACAAAAACGGAATATGTAACGTCGCCAGAAGTAAAGACTGTTGAAGTGCCAATTCCAGGCACAAGAGAAATCGTTGCCGTACCTCAAGTCATTTTTGTCGATAAGGGTTTTGGTATAGTTACTATTCCCAGGCCAATTGAACAGGCTCCTGAATCCTTGAAAAAACTGGGTCATGCTGTTGCTAAGATCATGAGAATAGATGGCGCCTCTGGGACCGGCTTTTTTGTTTCTGAAGATGGTCTCTTTCTTACCAACGAACATGTAGTCCCGATCGCCGCGTGTATAGATAGCGGATGCCCCGGGATAAAAATTGTCCACAATTTTTCAGACAGCGGTGTTGTCAAGGAGTACTACAATTTTCGAGTTATTGCACAAGCAGGTTCCGACAAGGGGCTAGACTTTACTTTGTTAAAAGTCATACTCGATGAAGGCGAACAAGTTCCGTATTTGGATCTAGAGTTCGACGACAGCAGATATGACTTTTCTGATCAAGACTCAAGAGCTTTCAAAGCACTTGGGCATCCCGGCGGCGCAGCACTCAGTTTTACAAATGTTCAGCCTATTATCCGTGAGAAATTTGATCTCGATCTGAAGGGGCTACTGATCTCCGGCAATAGCGGCGGCCCATTGGTTGACGAGTCGACAGGAAAAGTTGTCGGTCTACTCAAAGCAGTACGAACAAGTTTTGTAAGAGAAAGTGATGTTTCGGCAGCTCATCAAACGCGAAATAGAGCTACTTCTGTCATCGATTTGTTCAGGCAGCTGAAAGTTGAGAAAGTCCAAGGTCTTGATTCGATAGAAGGCTATAGTGGTTTAGTTGGCAAAGGCGAGTCGGTGGGGCTAACACTTCCGTTAGAACGTTTCCCAAAACCTTCGGCTGAGATATTCACCGGGGCGCTCAGGCGAGACAGCCAAGATTTTAAAGGTCGCCAGGCGTTGACTGAGTTTGACAAATACATCGGCACTTTCGATGAGCAAAGCGTGCTGGATTTAATGGTAGTAAAACATGAATTTACTCCTGGGGATTTGAATGTAGACCTCCTTTTACATCTTTTTAAAAAACAGGTTCTAATCGGACGACCTCTAGGGCTTTCATCTGATGCAAGGCGGGTTATTGAGAAAGCAATTGAATGGAATGCTGTCGAGGAGGGTATTAACCCTAAAATCTCAGTACAAATACTTCTGAACTACTTCGACGGTGAGAAGAGAACTGAGCTTCAAAGTATGTGCAGAGAAGCTCTGCCAGATATGCCTGCTGTCTACGGCGCTTGGGTTTATTCGTGTGTAACAACCACGAAAAGTGACGGAACGTCCTTAATAACTAAAATAGTCGAGCAATTGACTGCCAATAGTTACAAAAACCTCAATGACTTTGGAATTGTCACAGGTTTTTTGATGTTTTTAAGTGTGCCCTCTGTCAAAGACCAACAAGATCTGGATGCTCTGCGAGATCTACAGAGGTTTGTTGATCAAGAGGTCGAAGACATCGAGTTTCTGGCTCAAAACAAATCGATTTTGATGAACATAATTAAGGGGCTTGTGGGGCCGGGATCGTTTAGAAAAACCTTTGCATCCTATGACGAGTAAATTGATTGTAAGAAACTTCAGCGAGAAACAGATTTAGTTAGACACCCGAAGGTGTTGGGTGGGTATTGGCGAAACCTCTAAAACCATTTTGAGCAATTTCAGCCATCTGTCGCTAGACTTGGCAAAATCATAGGGGGTCAACCGACCACATGTTTTGAATGAGATCAAAGTCCCAGTTTAACTGAACTATGTGGTTCATGCCTAATAAAACTTGCGGTGCAAGTTCAGATTTATAGTTGAGTGTGGACAGGTCAGCCACAAAACCATATTCCGCTGAAACGGCATGGCCACCTATCACCACAGGTGCTTTAACCTTAACAATATTTATTCCGGACATAAGATTATTAAAATCGGCAGGCATCATAGCGGAGTCGAAGAGTTCGGGAAAAGCTGTCAACAATCGACGATCAAATATAGTTAGAGGACTGCCCGTATCAACGCCTGCAATAAACTGGTGCGAACCAATTTTAACCGGCACAAGCAGCCAACCCATCGAATTTCTTTTGAGTGTATGGTTAACTACTTTGAACGAACCATACGAAAAAATTCGTTGTTTGAAATCCATTCGAAAGCTGGTTGAAGCAAGTAAATTTATGCCCACCAAGAGCGAATCTCCGAGTATGAAATTTTCGGTTCGGCAGATCAAAGCGTTAGGTACAGGCCGAGAAGCAAATACCATGTCATTTGGACGGATGTGTTCACACAAAAATGTAAGGCCTCCAAGGCCTTTAAGTTTTTGAGCGCTAACGCTAGGATATCGAGATGAAATATGGTTCTTCGAGACAATAGAAGTTACTGCTCCGGTATCGAGTATACAGAATCCAGCAAAGGAGCCTAATGAGCAATCTACCCAAAGTCTCGAACCACCGAACTGATCTGGGGCGTCCAAATGTATATTGCCGGCATTTGCGATTGAGACTTTTACTAAAAGAAGAACCATCATCACAGTTTTCATTGGTTGCTCCGAGGAGTTTTTATCTAGCTGAATCCCAAATAGCAAAGAATTGTGTAAAAATCGTAAGTCCTTGAGTGCGGATTTATTTTTTCAGTCTGTGTGAAGAGTTCTTTGGGCTTGGCTTCCCTAATGGACACCTTGCGTGGTTGTTTTTATCGTTTAAAATCTTCTAAAGAGTGGTATTCGATTCGTAGCGGCAGCCGGTACTGTGCGGACGAAAGACAATCAGTGGATCAATTAAAGTTCTTAAGCCATGAAAAAACAAAGTGAAGTTAGCATGTATGATCCCCGTATAGATAGACTCCAATGTATACTCTGCAAAGAGAGTGCTGATTTGTTTTTTACAGACGAGCGAACTCGTCAGAGCTACCTTCACTGCATTTGTTGTGACCTCCGCTTTTTGAATCCGAGTTTTAGGCTTGACCCCCTAGATGAGAAAGATCGTTACCTTACTCATAACAATGATGTGAACGATTCTCGTTATCAAAATTTTGTATCTCCGCTCTATCAGCTGATAAAAGCAAACATTCATTCTACCTCAACGGGTTTAGATTATGGATGCGGAACCGGCCCAGTTTTGACTCATTTACTTTCAGCCGACGGTTATGACATCGCCTTGTATGATCCTTATTTTATGCCAGATCAAAGTGTGCTTGACGCCAAGTACGACTTTATCTTCGCTGTTGAAGTTGCGGAGCATTTTTTTGACCCAGCCAGCGAACTCCTTCGTCTTAAAGAGCTCTTAAAGTCAGGCGGAAACTTGATGTTTATGACGCTGATTTACAGCGCGGACATTGATTTTGGCTCTTGGTACTATAGACGGGATCCCACACATGTTTGCTTCTATTCGGAACATACCTTTAATTGGATTAAAGAGCAGCACGGTTTTAAGAGTTTCAAAAATTTTGGAAACCGTATAGCCTGGCTCTACAGCCCTTAAATGTAAAGAGAACGATTTCTCAACGAATCGAGATCGATTATGATTGGACTCTCACAAAGTTATCACACCTTTATCGAACAAATGCGCCAATAGACTATTCCTCTGCTTTTGCCGATTGTCGGCGGGGTAGGCTAGTCTATAGTCGCAACTTACTCCGTGTGCGCTTTATTTCGCCCCGCTGCTTTTTGGTGTCGACTCGCTTTTTTCGGCTTGCTTTAGTTGGTTTAGTTTTCTTACGGAGTTTTGGCACATAAAAGGCCTTTTCGAGCAGATTATTGAGCTTGGCTATACAGTCTGACTTGTTTCTCTCTTGGTCGCGAAATCGATCAGACTTGAGTACAAGTTCGCCGAGCTTGTTAATATGATGAGCAAGCTTTTCAGTAACAAGCATCTTTTGATCTTCATTCAGCTTCTCCGACAACGATGGCTCCCATCGGAGCTCAATTGCTGAGCTGACTTTGTTGACGTTCTGTCCGCCTGGCCCCCGACTTTTAATTGCTGAAAAGCGAACCTCCTTCAAAAACAAAGAAGCGTAGTCGGCTTTATGAGATTCTCGCAGTGCCATTATGAGAGATTAACATATCTCGGTCGTTCAAAATAGTAGACCTAAGCCCACTTGCTGATGTAGGAGATGAGTTATTGTGTCCATTCTTGTCTCGGTTAACAACATTTCCCATGCCTTTTCTGCGCGAGCTCTCTTTGAAGAGTTGAGCTTTGGCATCTTTGAAAGGCAGAAAGTTGGGTTGTTGGGACCAAACGGATCGGGCAAATCCACTCTTCTTAAGATCTTAGAAGGAGTAGAGACTCCTAGTTCTGGTTCTGTGTCTACGAAGAAGGGGGTTCGAATTCATAGGGTAGAGCAGAACTCCCATTTTTCGAAAGAGGAATCGGTTCACGATTTTTTACTGCGCAACCTTGAAAGCATTGATCCACTAGAGGCCTTTTCGAAGACGCAAATCTGGTTAGGAATCGGAGGCTTTGAAGATACCAATGCATCTGTAAAGACTCTTTCTGGGGGTTGGAGTAAAAGGCTTCAATTGTGTTTAGCCTTGGCCTCTGATTCAGAACTGATCCTGTTAGATGAACCTACAAACCATATGGATTGGGAGGGCATCCTTTGGTTCGAAACGCAGATGGCTCGCTTTGGCGGATCCTTTGTGCTTGTTAGTCACGATCGCAGCGTGCTTAACAATCTTTGCTCGAAAATGGTCGAACTTAACCCCGCATTTGAGAATGGAATACTCAGCTTCGACGGTAACTACGACCGGTATCTTGAACAGCGAGAGCGCTATCTAAGCGAGCAAGGGAAATTAGAAGACAAGATGACCAATAAAGCCAAAAGAGAACTCGAATGGTTAAGAGCTGGTGTTAAAGCGCGTACTACTAAGAGTCAGAGTCGCTCTAATGAGGCCTTCGAACTTTTGAACAATCTTGATGAACTGAAAAGTCGTAATCGACTAGCCACCCGAAAGATTCAGCTGGACGTACAAGATACAAAGCGGCAGAGCAGAAAACTTATTGAACTTAAAGACGTGGATGTAGGCTATGGCGAAAAACCATTGATCGAGAAGATTAATATTACCTTTGGTCCGAGAACTTGCGTAGGCATTTTAGGGTTTAATGGATCAGGAAAAACCAGTCTCATAAAAGTGATTACTGGAGAACTACAGCCAATGAGGGGGAGCGTATTCCGTGCAGAGAGTCTAAAGATTCTCTCTATAGATCAAAAGAGAGAAAGTTTGCCCCTTGGAAGTACCATTTGGAATTTTCTTGCAGACGGATCCGACCATGTCGTGTTTAGAGATAAATCAGTTCACGTTGCCTCATATGCCAGTCGCTTTTTGTTTGAGTCTGACAAACTTCAAAGGAAAATCGAATCTCTCTCTGGGGGCGAAAGAGCCAGGCTGGCTCTTGCAAAGCAGCTGCTTATGCCCGCCGATGCCATTGTACTTGATGAGCCAACCAATGATCTAGATATTGAAAGTATTGAAATGCTCGAAGAGCAATTGAGTCTTTTCGAAGGGCTATTGATTCTGATCTCTCACGATAGGTATTTCCTGTCGAGAATGTGTAATACGTTTTTAGGTATAGACGGACATGGCGCTTGGAATACCTTTGCTGAGACTAATCAGTGGGTAAAGCAGCTGCAGAAAACTTCGCGGCGCCCTAGTGAATTGACTAAAAAAAGTGGCTTAGCCTCTAATAGTTCTACAGAATTAGTGAGCGAACTTAAGGCTAAAGAGAATTTTTCTAAAGCTAGTTTAACTGGTGTTGATTTGCCGTCTAAAACGATGAGGACGTCTTACAAAGATAAAAGATTTTTAGAGACAGTAGAGAGTGAAATTGAAATAGCAGAGCGAGAATTGGCTTTAGCACAAAAAGATCTCGAGAATGCAGACATTCTGGCAGATCATGAAAAAATGCAGAAAGTGTTAGACAAAATTGGAGTACTTCAAAACAAAGTAGATGCACTTTATGAAAGATGGTCGAGCCTTGAAAAGACCTAGTCTGTAGGTTGGAGCCGATAAATCATCGCTACATGCGGCCCGTGTTTGGGATCTTCGAATTCGGGGCCAAAGGCAACAAAGCCACATTTTTCATAAAAGGGTATAGCCACCTTTCGGGCGTAACACCAAATTCGCGTGTAACCGCCAGTTGTTCCCCGAGTTATGCAATCTTCCACAAGGCGACGCCCGACATTCGCACCCCGTTCGCCCGTTCTGACGGCCATCCCTCGAAGCCGTAAGTCGCTATCAATGGGATCTTTCGGGAATGGGACTGGATGAAGTGATACGATACCAACAACTTCCTGTGTCGCAGAATCTTCGGCCACCAAAAAAATCGACCCAAGCAGTGAATCTTCATCAAAGACGCAATCCTTTGGTGGGGCGCCATTCCTTAAGACAGCTGATCTCAAAGGGAGCAGCTCCTCGGCTCTTGCAGATCTTATCGCGTATTTTTTTATGCTCATACTTTCAATCGCCTTCATTTATGTCGATCGCTCGAAGCACTATCCTCAGAGCTAATAGCATGAGTTGCGGGATCAAGGACAGCATTCTTTCAGATGCAGTGGGGTAGAGTGAATTTATGCCCCAAAAGTAGTGAGGAGCTTTCAAGTTGGAGGATGTGGCGCTGGCATCAGTGCTGTGGGAGAGCCCGATTCGGAATGCCTTTTTTGTGGCATCTTGCTTG is a window encoding:
- a CDS encoding aminoacyl-tRNA hydrolase, with product MALRESHKADYASLFLKEVRFSAIKSRGPGGQNVNKVSSAIELRWEPSLSEKLNEDQKMLVTEKLAHHINKLGELVLKSDRFRDQERNKSDCIAKLNNLLEKAFYVPKLRKKTKPTKASRKKRVDTKKQRGEIKRTRSKLRL
- a CDS encoding ABC transporter ATP-binding protein, with protein sequence MSILVSVNNISHAFSARALFEELSFGIFERQKVGLLGPNGSGKSTLLKILEGVETPSSGSVSTKKGVRIHRVEQNSHFSKEESVHDFLLRNLESIDPLEAFSKTQIWLGIGGFEDTNASVKTLSGGWSKRLQLCLALASDSELILLDEPTNHMDWEGILWFETQMARFGGSFVLVSHDRSVLNNLCSKMVELNPAFENGILSFDGNYDRYLEQRERYLSEQGKLEDKMTNKAKRELEWLRAGVKARTTKSQSRSNEAFELLNNLDELKSRNRLATRKIQLDVQDTKRQSRKLIELKDVDVGYGEKPLIEKINITFGPRTCVGILGFNGSGKTSLIKVITGELQPMRGSVFRAESLKILSIDQKRESLPLGSTIWNFLADGSDHVVFRDKSVHVASYASRFLFESDKLQRKIESLSGGERARLALAKQLLMPADAIVLDEPTNDLDIESIEMLEEQLSLFEGLLILISHDRYFLSRMCNTFLGIDGHGAWNTFAETNQWVKQLQKTSRRPSELTKKSGLASNSSTELVSELKAKENFSKASLTGVDLPSKTMRTSYKDKRFLETVESEIEIAERELALAQKDLENADILADHEKMQKVLDKIGVLQNKVDALYERWSSLEKT
- a CDS encoding GNAT family N-acetyltransferase, which codes for MKAIESMSIKKYAIRSARAEELLPLRSAVLRNGAPPKDCVFDEDSLLGSIFLVAEDSATQEVVGIVSLHPVPFPKDPIDSDLRLRGMAVRTGERGANVGRRLVEDCITRGTTGGYTRIWCYARKVAIPFYEKCGFVAFGPEFEDPKHGPHVAMIYRLQPTD